GTGTGGCGCATCCGCTTAAGGTGATAGCGGCAATAATAAGTAATAGAATATGCAGACGAAGCATTCATCCCTCACACGGAGAACCGGATAAACCCGGCAGCAGTGGTGTCATTCATTCACCCCATACCTCTCATCCTCTGCACAGGCGGTCGAACATAAGAGCAGGAGAAAGATTGTTATGATTCTACCACGCTTGTCACCCTGTCCCGGATAATCAATATTTTTTCAGCAAGTTTTACGGTCCACTATATTAGCACACCGATTGAACAACTGATCGTGAATAATGACGAGTAGGCCTCCAAGCCGCCCCCCCCCTCCTTCTCTTTACCCGATTTGGCAAACCGGGAAATTGCGTCATAATTAAAATTGTATTCCCGTTGTGCACATTAATCCCGGAGAGTGCCATGAATATCCCCAACACACTCAGCCTGCTCCGCCTCTTCCTGGTGACGCCGTTCCTGCTTGCCGTCATCTACAGGGCATATGCGGTGGCGCTGGTTCTCTTCGTACTTGCCGGGGTTTCCGATTTTCTCGACGGCTACCTGGCGCGCCGGCTCGGCCAGAAATCGCGACTCGGCACCTTCCTCGATCCGATGGGGGACAAGCTACTGACGACCGTTGCGTTTATCTCGCTGGCGATCGAAGGAGTGGTTCCGGCCTGGCTGGCGGTGCTGGTGGTCGCCAAGGATATCTACATCGCCCTCGGTTCGGGGATCGCCTACCTCGCCGGGCGGGTCTCCGAATTTCCGCCGACCTTCTGGGGCAAGAGTTCGACCGTCCTGCAAATCTCGACGATCGGTATCGTGTTGTTGTCGATTCTGACCGGCATCGGGGCGGCGTTCATTCCGCTGATCTTTCTTCTGACCGGAACGGTCACTGTGATTGCCGGCATTCACTATGTCTGGCGCGGCCTGCAGGACTTCCCCGACGACTCCGGACAGGCGTCCGGATGAGCTCTTTTCCCCGATTGACTTTTGTCCCGTAATCCGCTAAAACAACGCGTCTGATTCGGCTGAAAAAACCTTTACAGCCCAGACCCCTTATTGTATTCTTACCAGTCCGCGGAGAGGTGACCGAGAGGCCGAAGGTGCATGATTGGAAATCATGTGTAGTGAAAGCTACCGGGGGTTCGAATCCCCCCCTCTCCGCCAGTATTTCCCCCATGTGTAAACGGGTTTTTGCCGTTAGAAGTGACAGCCGGGTCCCGTGCAACGGGATGCCGCCAACCCCGTCAGGCCCGGAAGGGAGCAGCGGTAACGGTTATTCCGTGTGCCGCGGGAGTGCCTGGCTGTCACTTGTGCCGGCAAACCCGTGTTCTTCTCCCTGCCGACCGAAAAAGCCTGCTTTTGCGGAGTGAGTGGTTTCATGTCGTACCTTGTTCTGGCCCGAAAATACCGACCCCAATCGTTCGCCGATCTGATCGGTCAGGAGCACGTCAGGCGCACCCTGAATAACGCGATTACCGCTGGCCGGGTGCATCATGCCTTCCTTTTTACCGGCGCCCGCGGGGTCGGCAAGACTTCAGCTGCCCGGATCCTGGCAAAGGCGCTCAATTGTGAACAGGGGCCGACTCCGGAGCCCTGCAACGTCTGCCCGATCTGTGTCGAGATTACCGAAGGACGGAGTGTCGATGTCTTCGAGATCGATGGCGCTTCCAACACCGGAGTCGATGATGTTCGTGATCTGCGCGACAATATTCGCTACCTGCCGTCCCGCGCGCGCAACAAGATCTTCATTATTGATGAAGTCCACATGCTTTCGATCAACGCATTCAATGCTTTACTAAAAACCTTGGAGGAGCCGCCGGAGCATGCCCGGTTTATCTTTGCCACGACCGAGCCGCACAAGATCCCGGTGACGATTCTGTCGCGTTGCCAGCGGCTTGATTTTCGCAAGATCAGTCTGAACAAGGTTGCCGAAAAGCTCAAAGAGATCGCGCTGGCCGAAAAGATTGATGTGCCGGACCGGGCCCTGTCGTTGATTGCCCGTAACGGCGAAGGGAGCATGCGCGATTCGCTCTCGACCCTCGATCAGGTTATCGCCTTCTGTGGCGAATCGGTCAGTGACGAAGATGTCCAGGGGCTTCTCGGCATGGTTGACCGGCGGCTTTTGTTTGCCGTCGTCGATGCGATCCTGCAACGCGAGGGACGCAAGGTTCTCGAAGCGCTGCAGAAGGTTGATGAGCTTGGCTATTCGTACCGTAAATTCTGTCGTGAGCTGATCGACATGTTTCGGATTCTTGTGCTCCTGCACGTGGTTGAAGAGCCGGCCGATATTACCGAAGTGACGGCCGATGAACTGCA
This genomic interval from Desulfuromonas sp. contains the following:
- a CDS encoding DNA polymerase III subunit gamma/tau (catalyzes the DNA-template-directed extension of the 3'-end of a DNA strand; the tau chain serves as a scaffold to help in the dimerizaton of the alpha,epsilon and theta core complex; the gamma chain seems to interact with the delta and delta' subunits to transfer the beta subunit on the DNA); protein product: MSYLVLARKYRPQSFADLIGQEHVRRTLNNAITAGRVHHAFLFTGARGVGKTSAARILAKALNCEQGPTPEPCNVCPICVEITEGRSVDVFEIDGASNTGVDDVRDLRDNIRYLPSRARNKIFIIDEVHMLSINAFNALLKTLEEPPEHARFIFATTEPHKIPVTILSRCQRLDFRKISLNKVAEKLKEIALAEKIDVPDRALSLIARNGEGSMRDSLSTLDQVIAFCGESVSDEDVQGLLGMVDRRLLFAVVDAILQREGRKVLEALQKVDELGYSYRKFCRELIDMFRILVLLHVVEEPADITEVTADELQELKDLSGKASVEDHQRSLSLLMKTEPEVAASAYPRLTVEMALIRLATLPPGRDVSNLVRKLEEMERRLASAAPFKSSPVPAPSAPAHEPPPPPERVEEPPPKKAEAPLPQEPDTRGWPGLVEYVRKQRRPRIASILEQVSPISIGAGLMKIGLVKDSFVDNQLDPETRKDLEELAAGFFGQSVRLETSYVDHLEEKAPLSLADQKQAQESDRQKRLRDDALEHPMVKTAIEIFEGEVAEIKPIDKGYV
- the pgsA gene encoding CDP-diacylglycerol--glycerol-3-phosphate 3-phosphatidyltransferase; protein product: MNIPNTLSLLRLFLVTPFLLAVIYRAYAVALVLFVLAGVSDFLDGYLARRLGQKSRLGTFLDPMGDKLLTTVAFISLAIEGVVPAWLAVLVVAKDIYIALGSGIAYLAGRVSEFPPTFWGKSSTVLQISTIGIVLLSILTGIGAAFIPLIFLLTGTVTVIAGIHYVWRGLQDFPDDSGQASG